From a region of the Rhodococcus sp. 4CII genome:
- the hypF gene encoding carbamoyltransferase HypF, whose protein sequence is MTVVRSRITVHGVVQGVGFRPFVARLAEELGLHGHCGNDDVSVFIEIEGKPAAASEFVRRLRTDAPPMAVIVDATAQPVPVRGDESFRIIDSLHVPGARTLVSPDVATCADCLRELADPRDRRYRHPFVNCTNCGPRFTVITDLPYDRPNTTMAEFPLCDACLAEYRDPADRRFHAQPVCCPDCGPHLFAEIDGRRFDGDDAVLTTVQQALRDGRIVAVKGLGGFHLVCDAADADAVAMLRARKHRPDKPFAVMTANLPVAAELCDISESESALLRHPSRPILLLRKGCTASISDGIAPGIDDLGVMLPYTPLHHLLFSRTPGSDVDPPRVLVMTSGNLSGEPLCFDNDDARARLRDIADVFLMHDRRIAVPCEDSVLAVEDGAVLPIRRSRGFAPLPVVLPAPGPEILAVGAEIKNTFCLTRQDYAFCSAHLGDMGSLESQHAFETSVRQLTHLHGIAPEAVVADRHPGYSTHHWARRYSERTGVPLLTVQHHHAHVASLMAEHGLVGTTVLGVAFDGTGYGCDTTVWGGELLLVGPDILDSRRVGHLQPFSLPGGDAAVRNPVRVALALLHECGIADVDGLPCVAAMPATERAAVESQLVSGLGCIRTTSAGRLFDGVASLLGVRHRITYEAQAAIELEALARTAAHPADLAMEVENDQLGLPLLLSGLVAGLRDGMPPAALALGFHHALAAGTAALVDRAATATGATTIGLTGGVFQNRLFLALVRAHWESSGYRVLTHHRVPPNDGGLSLGQAVIGAAATMRGP, encoded by the coding sequence ATGACGGTCGTACGATCGCGCATCACGGTCCACGGGGTGGTGCAGGGCGTCGGTTTCCGCCCGTTCGTCGCACGACTGGCCGAGGAACTCGGCCTGCACGGCCACTGCGGCAACGACGACGTCAGCGTGTTCATCGAGATCGAGGGCAAGCCGGCCGCCGCGTCGGAGTTCGTGCGCAGGCTCCGCACGGACGCGCCGCCGATGGCCGTGATCGTCGACGCGACGGCGCAGCCGGTTCCGGTTCGCGGGGACGAGTCGTTCCGGATCATCGACAGCCTCCACGTCCCCGGCGCGCGGACGCTGGTGTCGCCGGACGTGGCGACCTGCGCCGACTGCCTGCGTGAACTGGCCGATCCCCGCGATCGCCGGTATCGGCACCCGTTCGTCAACTGCACCAACTGCGGGCCGCGGTTCACCGTGATCACCGATCTGCCCTACGACCGGCCCAACACCACGATGGCCGAGTTCCCGCTGTGCGACGCGTGCCTGGCCGAATACCGCGACCCCGCGGACCGCCGATTCCACGCCCAGCCGGTGTGCTGCCCGGACTGCGGTCCGCACCTGTTCGCCGAGATCGACGGACGCCGGTTCGACGGCGACGACGCCGTCCTCACGACGGTCCAGCAGGCGTTGCGGGACGGCAGGATCGTGGCGGTCAAGGGTCTCGGCGGGTTCCACCTCGTGTGCGATGCCGCCGACGCAGACGCCGTGGCGATGCTCCGCGCGCGTAAGCACCGCCCGGACAAACCGTTCGCGGTGATGACGGCGAACCTGCCCGTCGCCGCCGAACTGTGCGACATCTCCGAATCCGAGAGTGCCCTGCTGCGACATCCGTCCAGGCCGATCCTGTTGCTGCGCAAGGGGTGTACCGCGTCGATCTCCGACGGCATCGCACCCGGGATCGACGACCTCGGCGTGATGCTTCCGTACACGCCGCTGCATCACCTGCTCTTCTCCCGGACACCGGGCAGCGACGTCGATCCCCCGCGGGTGCTGGTCATGACGTCCGGCAACCTGAGCGGCGAACCGCTGTGCTTCGACAACGACGACGCCCGCGCCCGGCTGCGGGACATCGCCGACGTGTTCCTGATGCACGACCGCCGCATCGCGGTGCCCTGCGAGGATTCCGTGCTGGCGGTGGAGGACGGGGCGGTGCTGCCGATCCGCCGGTCTCGCGGGTTCGCTCCCCTGCCGGTGGTGCTCCCGGCGCCCGGCCCGGAGATCCTCGCGGTGGGCGCCGAGATCAAGAACACCTTCTGCCTGACCCGGCAGGACTACGCGTTCTGCTCCGCGCATCTGGGCGACATGGGCAGCCTGGAGAGTCAGCACGCCTTCGAGACGTCGGTACGGCAACTGACGCATCTGCACGGCATCGCACCGGAGGCCGTGGTCGCCGACCGGCACCCCGGTTACTCGACGCATCACTGGGCCCGGCGCTACAGCGAGAGAACCGGCGTCCCCCTGCTCACCGTGCAGCATCACCACGCGCACGTCGCGTCGTTGATGGCCGAACACGGGTTGGTCGGGACGACGGTGCTCGGGGTCGCTTTCGACGGAACCGGGTACGGCTGTGACACCACCGTGTGGGGCGGCGAACTCCTGCTGGTCGGCCCGGACATCCTCGACTCCCGGCGGGTGGGTCATCTGCAGCCCTTCTCGCTGCCGGGTGGTGACGCCGCCGTCCGCAATCCGGTGCGGGTGGCGCTGGCCCTGCTCCACGAGTGCGGGATCGCCGACGTCGACGGGCTGCCGTGCGTCGCGGCGATGCCGGCGACGGAGCGTGCGGCGGTGGAATCGCAACTCGTCTCGGGTCTCGGCTGTATAAGGACGACGAGCGCCGGCCGCCTGTTCGACGGGGTCGCGTCCCTGCTCGGGGTGCGGCATCGCATCACCTACGAGGCGCAGGCCGCCATCGAACTCGAGGCGCTCGCCCGGACCGCCGCGCACCCCGCCGATCTGGCGATGGAGGTGGAGAACGACCAGCTCGGACTTCCCCTCCTGCTGTCCGGACTGGTTGCCGGACTACGCGACGGCATGCCGCCGGCGGCGCTCGCACTGGGCTTCCACCATGCCCTCGCGGCCGGGACGGCGGCACTCGTCGACCGGGCCGCCACCGCCACGGGCGCGACCACGATCGGACTCACCGGAGGAGTCTTCCAAAACCGTTTATTCCTCGCACTGGTGAGAGCACACTGGGAGAGCAGCGGTTATCGAGTCCTCACCCACCACCGGGTGCCTCCCAACGACGGAGGACTCTCCCTCGGCCAGGCGGTGATCGGTGCCGCGGCAACCATGCGCGGACCGTGA
- a CDS encoding hydrogenase assembly protein HupF, with the protein MTTTAEAGGHLVDTDLSADLAAAALSLARRFHDGATLWVISPQWEPHAHHVAVEFVHPVIMGKRALPSVALVEPDPVAQARVASRPGDILLAVASADEPAVVDAMRRAPAWGAMTLWIGAGPRPPAGAANHILWVDSDDPMVPATGRFVLMYHLLWELTHVCFEHSGLLKPETSDCDETVCVTCSDEGRLGEVVIEPAEPLGPALVRTAAGEEWVDVSVLGDVRPNDLVLVHAGAAITRLDDTALNDTGTEADR; encoded by the coding sequence ATGACCACCACCGCAGAGGCGGGCGGGCACCTTGTCGACACGGATCTGTCTGCGGATCTCGCTGCCGCAGCGTTGTCCCTGGCCCGCAGATTCCATGACGGCGCGACGCTCTGGGTGATCTCGCCGCAATGGGAACCGCACGCCCATCACGTGGCCGTCGAATTCGTTCACCCGGTGATCATGGGCAAACGGGCGTTGCCGTCGGTGGCGCTCGTCGAACCGGATCCGGTGGCGCAGGCCCGGGTGGCGAGCAGACCCGGCGACATCCTGCTGGCGGTGGCGTCGGCGGACGAGCCCGCGGTGGTCGACGCGATGCGCCGGGCACCGGCGTGGGGCGCGATGACGTTGTGGATCGGGGCGGGCCCCCGACCTCCGGCCGGTGCGGCCAACCACATCCTCTGGGTCGACTCGGACGACCCGATGGTGCCGGCCACCGGGCGTTTCGTCCTCATGTACCACCTGCTGTGGGAACTCACCCACGTCTGCTTCGAGCATTCGGGGCTGCTGAAACCCGAGACCTCGGACTGCGACGAGACGGTCTGCGTCACGTGCAGCGACGAGGGCCGCCTGGGCGAGGTGGTGATCGAGCCCGCCGAGCCCCTCGGTCCGGCCCTGGTCCGCACCGCCGCCGGCGAGGAGTGGGTGGACGTCAGCGTTCTGGGCGACGTCCGGCCGAACGACCTCGTGCTGGTGCATGCGGGCGCGGCAATCACGCGACTCGACGACACGGCTCTCAACGACACGGGTACGGAGGCGGACCGATGA